ACCTGTTTAAAGTTTTCCAGTTCGGCAGCAATTGACTGCATATCGGTGATGCCGGTCTGTAGCCAGGGTTTTTGATCCTCCGCGACGACTTGTAAAAGTTGCTCTGAATCGGCTTTGGCAGCGGCGATGCGTGTCAGAATTCCTTGCCTGAGCTCATCTGTAGGATGTTGTTTATACAGTGAAACCTGGGAATCGATGTCGCTCATAATAAAAGCAACCTGCGCAGCAACCAGCGTCTGCTGAGGAGGCAGAGAGTTGCCCCGGCTTAATCTGGAGGCTATCTCTGAGTTATCACAGAGATTTTTTGTGTCGAGTTTACGTTCGCTCTCTTTTTTGGCAGACAGCGATTTGGTGAAGGGGGTAAGCGTTTCAATGTAGCTGTTCACGGCATTTACCGTGGCATCAACGGCCGCTTTGCCGCCTGGTTCCCATGTCAGAGAACTTAAGTCTGTCACTAATTGCTGCATATGCTGCGCGGCAGCATTCGTCTGATCCAGGTACTTTTGATCAAGCGTGTATTGAAAATTGGTGCGCGCCAGGCGTACCACCGACAGCGTGTTAAACAGGTCTGCAGTGTGACCATTTTTTACAACCTTGTCCTGAATGTTGAGTAAGCCAACGAGCCCAGAAGCCAGGATAGCAAGGGTAGCCAGTAAGATGGTTGCAAAGCCGAATGATAATTTTCTGCTAACGTTTAAATTTAAAAAACGGTTGAGTATTCTCATATATTATTCCCGCGTCGACGAATGTCGATTAACAATATTGTTGTGCTATGTCTCTGAACATTGAGAAATTAATTGGTGGTTTCGGGAAGATGAGAAAAAAAAGCCCCTCGCTTATTCGCTTAGGGCAAAACCCCTGGTTGACATCACTCATTCAGGGTATCTATTTTCTCTTCTTTATCTTTCTGAGTGAGACAGACGCTCACTCATTTTATAATAAATTGGGGTGACATCATGGTAATTCACAATGTAGCCTCGGCCTCTGATGTTTTTGATAAAATCGCCGGGTAACCCCAGTCGATTGAGTTTGTCATTCAAATTGTGGAGAACTTGCCATAATCTCTGTGTAGAAGGGCTTAAGTTATTTTCTTCCCAAATCTTCTCAAATAACTCTTCTTTGGGTACAGGCGTATTTCTGCCATGCTCCAGAAGATATAAAAATAACTTCAGCATTGTCTCATTAAAATAAAGTGATGCAAAAGTGATACTTTTATCCGTATGACAACCGGCCAAGCGGTACAATCTGCGATTAAGAATGTCGAAGTGAATTTCATCACCAATCATAAATCCATATAGAGAATAACTCATCTCATTCCTGCCTGCGTTTATTAAAGTAGCCTTGTACCCCTGCATTCGAATATGGCAATAAACCTTATCTTTTATGTGGCGGATTATATGGCTGCTACGAATGCTTTCCAATACACACCCCTATGCACTATAAGAAATGGGCTGTTTAATCTTTGTTTATGGTGCTCTTGTTTGCATAAATGGTATTGGTGGAATTAAATTCTGTACTCGTCGCCTTTGGCGCTGTAATTCACTAATTATGCTTACATAACCTATTGCTCAAGATTAAGTTTCAAATTTATAACACAAGTTGGAATTAAATGCTGATTCATGAGATTGTCCTCATCAGTCTCCCACTTATGCAAGGTGATGCCATGAGAGTAAGGGGATGGCGTCAGTAAGAGGAGTGAACTTATATGATTTATACTGAATTATGACTGGAATACTGACGGTTATACGAGGGTAAGATAAAGAGTGGGAATCTTACAATTTATTGATTAGTAGAGATAAAGTTCTGAATCAGATTTCTTGTCGTCGCGCAGATGGCATGACGATGAAAAGAATATCTCCCGAGGTGCTATCCGTGGTTAAGCCATGACAAAAGTGTATCTGATTAATGACATGCTGCTTTTTGAGCCGGAAATGCGCCGCATCGGGCCTTTGGCAGGCTATCCCGAACGCTCCGTGTCGTTGCACGGCCCGGTAAGTGAGTGCCTGCTACAACTCCTTGAACACAATACACAGGTGCTTACGCAGCGCTTTTTATTTTCGGCTGTTTGGGAGAGACAGGGCGCGGTCGTCACCACTAATGCGCTTTATCAAACCATTGCGTCTATTCGCAAGGCATTGAAAACCGCCGGACTTGCGGATGATATTATTAAGACCCTTCCTAAGGAGGGATTTAAGTCCGTTGCTTCACTGCGTGTGGGAGATCGCGATGAGTTTCTGATGCCACATGATCCCCCGTCAGTGGCCATCGTGACAGAAAAAATCGCTGATATCATTGAACCTTGCGCGCAAACACCCGTCGTTAAACAACGTTCATCCATTGCGTATTGGCTGGCGGGGGCGATGTTTATTTTCTCCTGTGGTGTCTTTTTTATGACGCTTAATGATGATGCGTCTGTTTTTACGAATTACCACAAAATGGGAAATATTGGTGGTTGCGAGGTGTATTCTTCATGGCAGGATATTGATAAAAGTCGCAGTACATTTGACGCGCTTTCCTTACGGTATCCTGTGACCTGTAAACCCGGCATGGTGGCCTATTTGACACTCAATCATGCGCAACATGGAATATCGGTGATTACCTGCGATCGTAATCCTAAAGACGGCGAGGCAAATTGCAACTCTATCTTTTACAGGCAGCAATATCATGAAGATAAATAATACCGTATTGTGCTGGTTATTGATTGTGATTGCAATTATAACCCCGTTACTGGGGGCGGCATATATTCACTATCAACGTAATAATTTTAGCTGTGAAATTCACTCAGCAATAGTTGATGATAATTCCGTTGTTGATGTGATTATGAATTACACCCTGAATCAAGGGGTCGGGAATTATGAATCTTCTGGTGAGTATATCGCAAAGGGGAAAGACCCTATCGCCATTAGCAATAAAATAACGTTTCACTACTGGAGAGAGGCGGACAGGGTGATCATGATTTCCGACGAGACAAATTCACTGCCTAAAAGAGTGGAGGCGTACAGAAGCTATATTCCAGACTTCTTCCAGCAACGCGATCGTGGCATTAGTTTGCAAATCACCCGCGCTAATACTTCCAGTTATCTCTTTATTTATGGCGGCGCCCCCATTTTCTACTGTTCAAAAAATTAGCGAACAGCGACCGGAGTAGCAGGTATTCCGGTTGTGTTTTAACACAATGCCTTGATTTACACTTGATTACATAAAGATAATGAGTATAGTTCTCATTCTCTTTAGTGTTTGCGGCATTGATGGATATCTCCCGCATAAGCAGTGAGTACTGCTCTCACAAGGAACACTGAGTATTTACGGTGGACTTTGCACTGGCCTTACAGCCCGTAAACACAATCAGATCGCCTGCAGCATGCGACGCAAATCCCCGCCTGAATGACCTCTTGAACGGTAAAGGATGTTCCCGATGACCAAAAAAATGTCTGCGCTGGCTTTGCTTGTTGCAGTTTCTCTCTCTGGTTGTGCAACTCAGCGTACCGCGACCTCTGTGCCTGCGCCTGAAGCAAAAAAAGCGGCAACCGCCCCGGAACAGACGGGCGTCATCAAACGCGATCTGGCTGATGGCTTGTACGAAATGGTTCTGAGCCCGAAAGCGGATGCGCTCTACGTCGCCAGTTCCGAAGGCTTTAAAGATGTGCAGGGCGGGGTGATCTACAAACTCGATCCCGCCACGCTGAAAACGATTGGCCGTAGCCATACCGATATGAAGAACTTTGCGATGGCGATGTCCGCCGACGGTCAAACTGTGTATGTGACCAACTCTCTGGACGGCGGCATTAGCGCAGTCAGTACGGCTGACGGCAAAGTGAAAAAACGTCTGATGTTCACCGAGCGCAACAAAGAAGGTTTCCCGTTTGGCGCACGTGAAATCTTACTGCATGACGGCGTGCTGTACGTCGGCGGCGTGGGCGATCCGGCGGTTATCTGGGTAGTCGATGCTGAAACGCTGAAGCTGAAAAAAACCATCAAAAATGCCGGGCAGTGGGTGACCGGCCTGCTGTGGTCTGAGCAGACAGGTCGTCTTTATGCGGCCAACGGTGGTGGCGAAATTCTGGTTATTAACCCGCGTAACAACCGTATCGAAAAACGCTGGAAGCCGCTCGGCGAAAAACCAGCGCTGTTGCTGAACCTGGCGGAAGATAGCGCCACTGGCCGTCTGTTTGTCACGGATAACTCCAAAGCCAAAACGACTCTGGTGCTGAATATCCACACCGGAGAGGTGATCAAGCCGCTCGATGTGGGCGACTCACTGGCGGTGAAATTCAATGCTAAACGCAATGAGCTTTATATCACCCAGCGTGAAAGCGGCAAACTGCTTAGCCTGGATGCCACCACCTATGCTGTGAAGCAAACCTGGGATCTGCCACCGAATCCGAACAGTCTACTGTTGTCGGCGGATGGCCAAACGCTGTACGTCACCGTTAAGCAGGCTTTCAACAAAGACCACTCCACTAACGGGCCGGACAGCGTTGTTCGAATCGCTCTCAAATAAATAATAAGGCCCGGCGACGGGCCAATTTTGCGCGTGTTTTTAATGAGTTATTTATGAAATATACCGGGAAAATGAACAAAACCTTGCTGGCGCTGGCTATCGGCACGGTGATGCACTCCGCCTTTGCGGCGGATGCCAAAAAAGAAGACACCATTGTCGTCCAGTCGGCTTCAACCGGCGATTTCAAAGCGGGCGGCGATCAGCTTGTCCCGGCTTTCCTTGACGGGCAGGTCGCAAACGGTGGACGGATGGGCATGCTGGGCCAGCAAAATGCGATGGACGTGCCATTCAATATCATTAGTTACACCTCCAAGCTGGTGGAAGATCAGCAGGCTAAAACCATTGCTGACGTGGTGGCGAACGATGCGGGCGTTCAGTATGTGCAGGGCTATGGTAATAGCGCAGAAAGTTTCCGTATCCGCGGTCTGAAGTTTGATGGCGATGACATGACCTTTGGCGGCCTCTCTGGCGTGCTGCCGCGTCAGGTAGTGGATGCGCAAATGGTGGACCGCATTGAGATTTTCAAAGGGGCAAACTCCCTGATGAACGGTGCGGCCAGTTCGGGTGTCGGCGGGATGATCAACCTTGAGCCAAAGCACGCCGGTGAAACACCGCAAGCGAAAGTGGGTGTGGATTACACCTCTGATTCTCAGATCGGAACCACGCTGGATGCGGGCCGTCGTTTTGGTGACAGCGATCAGTTTGGCGCACGCGTTAACCTGGTTCATCGTGAAGGGGAAACCCCGATCGCGAACGATCGCCGTCGTACCACCTTGCTCTCTACGGGCCTGGATTACAAAGTCGACAATTTCCGCACCTCGCTGGACGTTGGCTATCAGAAGAAAACCTTCCACGGCAGCCCAACCAGCGTCAACGTCTCTGCGGTGGATTTCATTCCAACCCCGCCTAAAAACGATCGTAACTTCTCGCAGAAATGGGCCTATAGCAATATCGAAAACGAATTCGGTATGTGGCGTAGCGAATACGATATTACTGATAACTGGACGGCATATACCGGCCTTGGCGCGCAGCATGCGCATGAAGAAGGTCTTTACAGTGCACCGAAGCTGCTGGATAAGAGCGGCAAAGCGACAACCAGCCGTCTGGATACTAACCGTTTAAGTGACACGGTGAGCGGCATGGCGGGTATTCGCGGTAACTTCAATACCGGCTTTGTGTCACACAAGGTCAACGTTGGGTACTCGGCGCAAACCAAAAATGAAAAAATTGCGTGGAAAATGTCGAAGGCGGCGGATAACCCGTATACCAACATTTACCACAATACCGGTGTTGATGCTCCGGACAGCACAAACTCGAACGGGAAGGGCGGAAAATACAGCGATCCATTAACCAGTGGTCGCACCCGTACTCAGGGCTGGTTGTTGAGCGATACGCTGGGTGTGTTTGACGATAAACTGCTGTTTACCGCCGGGGCGCGCCACCAGAAAGTGGTGGTTCGTGGCTATGACAAAATCACGGGTGCGGAAAACGATGCCGATGGTTTTGATGGCAGCCGCTGGATGCCAACTTACGGCGTGGTCTACAAACCGTGGGAAACGTTGTCTCTTTATGCTAACCACACCGAAGCGTTACAACCGGGTAAAACTGCACCAAATACCGCGACGAACTATGGTCAAAGCACCGGTATTGTTCATTCCAGACAGAATGAAGTGGGTGTGAAGGCAGACTTTGGCCGTGTGGGCGGTTCTCTTGCGCTGTTTGAAATCAAAATGCCGTCGGCAATCCTCGACAGTGAGACCAGGCACTATGGTCTGGATGCGGAGCAGCGTAACCGTGGTGTTGAGCTGAATATTTTCGGCGAACCAATGCTCGGGATGCGCCTGAACGCCAGTGCAACCTGGTTGCAGGCAGAGCTGACCAAGACCAACAATGGTTTGAATCAGGGTAACGATGCCATCGGTGTGCCGAATTTTTATGCGGTGCTGGGGGCGGAGTATGACATCAAACCGATTGACGGCCTGACGGCTACTGCGCGCGTTAATCATTCAGGTTCGCAATATGCCGATCTGGCGAATACTAAAAAGCTGGACAGCTACACCACGCTGGATCTGGGGATGCGCTATCACTTTGCGGTCAACCAGAGCCAAAATCAGATGACTGTTCGCGCAGGCATCGACAACGTAACCAATGAAAACTACTGGGCCTCCGTGGATGATTCGGGAACTTACCTGACTCAGGGCGAGCCGCGTACCTTTAAAGTTTCTGTTGGCTACGAATTCTGAGTTCCACCCTCGTTATCAGGGGCAAGGATGCCCCATCCATTCCTGGGCCTTTAACTTGCTACCTCCAGCATGAAGTGTTAAAACGTGCCCCTTCGAAAAAAGAGACAGGGGTAGGGCGTGAAAGACGCGTCATCCGCTTCAGACGGTATTTCTGAAGCCTCGTCGGAACAGACTCCGACGCTGCAACGTGGTTTGCAAAACCGGCATATTCAGTTAATTGCCCTGGGGGGCGCCATCGGCACAGGGCTGTTCCTGGGGATTGGTCCTGCGATTCAGATGGCCGGGCCTGCGGTCCTGCTCGGTTACGGTATTGCCGGGGTTATCGCTTTCCTGATCATGCGCCAATTGGGTGAAATGGTGGTTGAAGAGCCGGTATCAGGTTCATTTGCCCATTTTGCCTATAAATACTGGGGACCGTTTGCGGGCTTCCTTTCCGGCTGGAACTACTGGGTGATGTTCGTGCTGGTGGGCATGGCAGAACTGACCGCCGCCGGGATCTACATGCAGTACTGGTTGCCCGATGTACCAACCTGGATTTGGGCGGCAGCCTTCTTCATCATCATTAACGCCGTTAACCTGGTAAATGTGCGCCTGTATGGCGAAACCGAGTTCTGGTTTGCGCTCATCAAGGTGCTGGCGATTATCGGCATGATTGGTTTTGGTCTGTGGCTGCTCTTCTCCGGCCACGGTGGTGAGCGTGCCAGCATCGATAATCTGTGGAAACACGGCGGATTCCTCGCGACGGGCTGGAAAGGGCTGATTCTCTCCCTTGCGGTGATCATGTTCTCATTTGGTGGTCTTGAGCTGATTGGGATCACCGCTGCGGAAGCGCGCGATCCGCACAAAAGTATTCCAAAAGCCGTGAACCAGGTGGTGTACCGCATTCTGCTGTTTTATATCGGTTCGCTGGTGGTTCTGCTGGCGCTCTACCCGTGGGTCGAAGTGAAATCGAGCAGCAGTCCGTTTGTCATGATTTTCCACGATTTGAACAGCAACGTGGTGGCTTCTGCGCTTAACTTCGTTATCCTGGTGGCCTCGCTTTCCGTGTATAACAGCGGCGTTTATTCCAACAGTCGCATGCTGTTTGGCCTGTCAGTGCAGGGCAATGCGCCGAAGTTCTTAACCCGTGTCAGTCGTCGTGGTGTGCCGGTCAATTCCTTGCTGCTTTCCGGGGCAATCACCTCGCTGGTGGTGCTGATCAACTACCTGCTGCCGAAAGAAGCCTTTGGCCTGTTGATGGCGCTGGTCGTTGCGACGCTACTGTTAAACTGGATCATGATCTGCCTGGCGCACCTGCGCTTTCGTGCTGCGATGCGCCGTAAAGGGCGTGACACGCAGTTTAAGGCTCTGCTCTATCCGGCAGGCAACTACATCTGTATCGCGTTTCTGGCGATGATTCTGGTGCTGATGTGCACTATGGATGACATGCGCCTTTCTGCGATGTTGCTGCCTGTCTGGGTTATCTTCCTGTTCGTGGCGTTTACGCTGTCGCGCAAAAAGTAATGCGCGTAGTACCCTCTCCCAAAGGGGGAGAGGGTCTCAGACCAGCCCTTCCAGCCGTTTACCGACCCTGCAAAACATAACGCCACATACAGCCCATCTAATCGATCTCGACCTTTATCGTGACTCTCCTCCCATTTCTGTTTCGATCCGCAGGATCTTTATTTTGTAATCGATTACTTTTCATGTGAGCTGTTTTGTAATCGATTACTTTTTTATGGGCGAGGCTTATCATGGTGTCAACAACTGAAAGTAGTGGAAAGGCGATAGCGCAGCACCGGCTTCTTGTGCCGCGTCTGTCGTTGATGATGTTTTTGCAGTTTTTTATCTGGGGTAGCTGGTCGGTCACGCTTGGCCTGGTGATGACTCAGCACAACATGTCTTTGCTGATTGGCGATGCGTTTTCCGCAGGGCCGATTGCCTCAATTCTTTCACCGTTTGTACTTGGCATGCTGGTGGATCGCTTCTTTGCCTCGCAAAAGGTGATGGCCGTGATGCATCTCGCTGGCGCGGCGATTCTGTGGTTTGTGCCTGGGGCGTTGATCGCCGAAAACGGCGCGTTGCTGATTGGCCTGCTGTTTGGCTACACCTTGTGCTATATGCCGACGCTGGCGCTGACCAACAACATCGCGTTCCATAGCCTGGCAAACGTGGATAAAACCTTCCCGGTGGTGCGCGTGTTCGGCACAATCGGCTGGATTGTGGCGGGTATTTTCATCGGCGTAACCGGTGTGGCATCAAGCGTCACCATCTTCCAGGTGGCAGCGGCGAGTTCGGTGTTACTGGCACTGTATAGCCTGACGTTGCCACACACGCCAGCACCCGCAAAAGGTCTGCCTGTACAGGTTCGCGATCTGTTTTGTGCGGATGCCTTCGCCCTGCTCAAAACACGCCACTTCTTTATCTTTTCACTCTGCGCGATGCTGATCTCTGTGCCGTTGGGCACGTATTACGCCTATACCGCGTCGTATCTGGCTGATACGGGCATAACTGACGTCAGTACTGCAATGTCGTTTGGGCAGATGTCAGAGATCTTCTTCATGCTGGTGATCCCACTGCTGTTCCGCCGCCTGGGGGTGAAATACATGCTGCTGATCGGCATGCTGGCGTGGTTTGTGCGGTACGCCTTCTTCGCGCTGGGCGTGAGCGAAGAAGGGCGCTTCCTGCTCTATCTCGGCATTCTGTTACACGGCGTGTGCTACGACTTCTTCTTTGTGGTGGGCTTTATCTATACCGACCGTGTGGCGGGTGAAAAGGTGAAAGGCCAGGCGCAGAGTATGATCGTGATGTTTACGTACGGTATCGGGATGCTGCTTGGCTCGCAGATTTCCGGTGCGCTGTATAACCGCCTGGTGGCAGGCCAGACCGTGCCACAAGCCTGGGTGACATTCTGGTGGATCCCGGCGGTGGCTGCGGCGGTGATTGCACTGATTTTCCTGTTCTCGTTCAGGTATGACGATGACAAGGCGTAATTTTCTGGAGGTGTTATGAGGACGATAAAAGGACCGGGTATTTTTCTGTCGCAGTTTATCGGTGCGCAAGCCCCGTTTAACTCGCTGGACGGGCTGGCGGCCTGGGCTGCAAACAAGGGTTATAAAGCACTGCAAATTCCGTGTAACCATCCGGCAATTTTTGATGTTGCGAAAGCGGCTGCGAGCCAGGGCTACTGTGATGATATTCGCGGTCGACTGGCGGAACACGGGCTGGTGATCAGCGAATTATCGACCCATCTGGAAGGGCAACTGGTCGCAGTGAACCCGATCTATCGCGAGGCATTTGACCACTTTGCGCCCGCCGCCGTGCGCGGGAACGATATCGCTCGTCAGGCGTGGGCAACAGAGAAGGTAAAGCAGGCGGCGGCGGCTTCGGCAAAGCTTGGGTTACGAGCACATGCGACTTTCTCCGGCTCGCTGGCCTGGCCGTTTTTCTATCCGTGGCCGCCACACAATGCGCAGCGTTTTCAGGAGGCGTTTCACGAGCTGGCAAACCGCTGGCGACCCATTCTGGATACCTTTGATGAACACGGTGTTGATGTCTGCTTTGAGTTGCATCCAGGGGAAGATTTACACGATGGCGTAACGTTTGAGCGCTTTCTTGCGTTGGTTGATAACCACCCGCGCTGCAATATTCTCTACGACCCAAGCCACATGCTATTGCAGCAGATGGATTACCTGGCCTTTATCGACATCTATCATTCACGCATTAAAGCGTTCCACGTTAAGGATGCGGAGTTCCGGGCTAACGGGAGAAGCGGGGTGTACGGCGGCTATCAACCGTGGATCAATCGCGCCGGACGTTTCCGTTCGCTGGGTGACGGGCAGATCGATTTCAACGGCATTTTCAGCAAGCTGACCCAGTATGACTACGACGGCTGGGCGGTGCTGGAGTGGGAGTGTTGTCTCAAAGAGGGAGAAACGGGCGCTCAGGAAGGCAGTGAGTTTATCCGCCGCCATATTATTCCGGTTTCGGATCGCGCATTTGATGATTTTGCCGCAGGAGGTACGAATGATTAATGTCGGCATTATTGGCAGCGGGTTTATCGGTCCGGCGCATATTGAGGCGCTGCGCCGTCTTGGTTTTGTCCGGATTGTCGCACTCTGTGACAGCTCGCTTGCCGACGCGCAGGACAAAGCGCAGGCGCTGAACGTGCCGCATGCCTATGGCAGCGTCGAGGCGTTGCTCACCCATCCTGACCTACATGTGGTCCATAACTGCACGCCAAACCACCTGCACGCCAGTATTAACCGACAGGTTTTACTGGCGGGAAAACATCTGTTTTCTGAGAAGCCGCTCTGCATGACGCCGGAAGAGGCTCGTGAGCTGGTTGCTCTGGCTGAACAGGCGGGTGTGGTACACGGGGTGAGTTTTGTCTATCGCCAGTTTGCGATGGTGCGCCAGGCGGCGAGTATGATGCGAGCGGGAGATATCGGACGATTGTTTGCCTCCCACGGGAGCTATCTTCAGGACTGGATGCTGCTGGAAACTGACTACAACTGGCGCGTTGATGCTGCTCTGGGTGGCGCATCTCGCGCGGTGGCGGACATCGGTTCCCACTGGTGTGATACGGTGCAGTTTGTGACCGGGCGACGCATCACCGAAGTGATGGCCGATCTCTCCATCGTCTGGCCGACGCGGAAAGCGAACATGGCGGGTAATCAGACGTTCAGCCACGACGAACACGCGAAGTATGAGGATAAACCCGTTACCACTGAAGACTTCGGTTCCGTGTTGTTCCGCTTTGATGACGGCAGCAAAGGCAGTTTTAGCGTTTCGCAGGTGAGCGCGGGGCGTAAAAATCGCCTGATGTTTGAAATCAACGGCAGCGAGCAGTCAGTGGCGTGGGATCAGGAAGTTCCCCAGCAGTTGTGGATTGGCCATCGCGCACAGGCTAACCAGCTATTGACGGACGATCCTGGCCTGATGAACCCCGATGTGGCCGATAGCGCTCACTTCCCTGGCGGCCATATCGAAGGCTGGCCGGACGCGTTTAAAAACATGATGGCGCAGTTCTACGCTGCGGTACTGGCAGGAAGGATGCCTGAACAACCGCTGTTTGCCACTTTCCATGATGGCGCAGATGTGATGTATATCATTGATGCAATAGTAAAAAGCCATCAACAGCAGCGCTGGGTTCGTGTGGTGCGATGACGCGTTGCCCGGTTCGCCGGGCAACGAATTTATGATAGCCTGCATAAAACGCTAACCGCAGGATGTGTCGTCGTTATGTCAATTCAGAAAATCGCCCAGTTGGCCGGAGTCTCGGTGGCGACAGTGTCGCGGGTGCTCAATAACAGCGATACCGTGAAGGCGAAAAACCGCGAACGCGTTTTGCAGGCGATCAAAGAGAGCAATTACCAGCCCAATCTGCTGGCGCGCCAGCTTCGTACTGCCCGCAGTTACATGATTCTGGTGATGGTGTCTAACATCGCCAACCCCTTCTGTGCCGAAGTGGTAAAAGGGATTGAAGAAGAAGCCGAGAAAAACGGCTATCGCATTCTGTTGTGCAATTCCGGCTCTGATATCGATCGTTCCCGTTCAGGTTTAAGCCTGCTGTCAGGCAAAATCGTCGATGGCATTATTACTATGGACGCTTTCTCTAAACTTCCGGAGCTCTCCACCCTGATTGGCAACGCGCCCTGGGTGCAGTGCGCGGAATACGCCGACGCCGGGGCCGTTTCCTGCGTGGGAATTAATGATGTGGATGCCTCACAGCATGTTGTCAGCCAACTGGCGGAAAATGGCCGTCAACGAATTGCCCTGATCAACCACGATTTAAGCTACAAATATGCCCGTTTGCGTGAGCGCGGTTATAAGAGCGTGCTGCATTTGCGTGGTCTGGATTATCAGGTGGTGGAATACGCCAGCGATCTCAGCTATCACGCCGGGGTGGTGGCGATGCAAAAACTGCTGGCGGATGACAACCCGCCGGATGCGGTTTTTGCCGTGTCGGATACCCTCGCCGCGGGTGCGCTGCGTGCCATTGAGCAGGCAGGGTTGCGCGTACCTCAGGATATCGCTGTGGTCGGTTTTGACGGAACGGAACTGGCTGAGATGATCTCATTAACCACCATCGAACAGCCGTCGCGGGATATCGGGCGCAAAGCGGTTAACCTGCTATTAAACAACATCGACAATCCGGATACGCCCACGGAGCGCGTGATGATGGACTGGCGCTATATTTCACGCGCCAGCGCCTGAGTTATTTCACGAATGCATCGGCCAGGGAACGAATATCGTTCCCGGTCGGTGATTGATGAATACGTAAACCAAACTCTTCTACAACGGCATAAATATGGTCGAAAATATCGGCCTGAATATCTTCATATTCTGCCCAGATAACGGTGTTAGTGAATGCATATATTTCTAACGGTAAACCGTTAGCGTCAGGGGCAAGCTGGCGTACCATTAAGGTCATATCTTTGCGGATCCGTGGATGGTTTCGCAGATATTCATTCAGGTAGGCGCGGAAGGTTCCTATATTGGTCATCTTGCGCAGGTTAAGCACCGACTCGCCTTCACCGTTTTTCTGATTCCACAGCGTAATTTCTTCATGACGAGCCGCCATATAGGGCTTAAGCAATTTAGCCTGTATTAACCGTTGCTGCTCCTGCGTATCAAGAAAATGGATGCTGGTGGTGTCAATATTCAAACTGCGTTTAATGCGACGACCACCAGAGGCTGACATTCCGCTCCAGTTAATAAAGGCATCGGATACCAGCGCCCAGGTGGGGATCGTCGTGATTGTATTATCAAAGTTGCGCACCTTGACGGTCGTCAGGCCGATATCCGTTACCGTGCCGTTTGCGCCGTATTTCGGCATCTCCAGCCAGTCACCGAGCTTGAGCATATCGTTGGCTGAGAGCTGAATCCCGGCTACTAAACCCAGGATTGGATCTTTAAACACCAACATCAGCACCGCGGCCATCGCCCCCAGACCGCTAATCAAAATAGCGGGCGACTGGCCAAT
This sequence is a window from Enterobacter sp. RHBSTW-00994. Protein-coding genes within it:
- a CDS encoding winged helix-turn-helix domain-containing protein, whose translation is MSYSLYGFMIGDEIHFDILNRRLYRLAGCHTDKSITFASLYFNETMLKLFLYLLEHGRNTPVPKEELFEKIWEENNLSPSTQRLWQVLHNLNDKLNRLGLPGDFIKNIRGRGYIVNYHDVTPIYYKMSERLSHSER
- a CDS encoding winged helix-turn-helix domain-containing protein, coding for MTKVYLINDMLLFEPEMRRIGPLAGYPERSVSLHGPVSECLLQLLEHNTQVLTQRFLFSAVWERQGAVVTTNALYQTIASIRKALKTAGLADDIIKTLPKEGFKSVASLRVGDRDEFLMPHDPPSVAIVTEKIADIIEPCAQTPVVKQRSSIAYWLAGAMFIFSCGVFFMTLNDDASVFTNYHKMGNIGGCEVYSSWQDIDKSRSTFDALSLRYPVTCKPGMVAYLTLNHAQHGISVITCDRNPKDGEANCNSIFYRQQYHEDK
- a CDS encoding TonB-dependent siderophore receptor, whose product is MKYTGKMNKTLLALAIGTVMHSAFAADAKKEDTIVVQSASTGDFKAGGDQLVPAFLDGQVANGGRMGMLGQQNAMDVPFNIISYTSKLVEDQQAKTIADVVANDAGVQYVQGYGNSAESFRIRGLKFDGDDMTFGGLSGVLPRQVVDAQMVDRIEIFKGANSLMNGAASSGVGGMINLEPKHAGETPQAKVGVDYTSDSQIGTTLDAGRRFGDSDQFGARVNLVHREGETPIANDRRRTTLLSTGLDYKVDNFRTSLDVGYQKKTFHGSPTSVNVSAVDFIPTPPKNDRNFSQKWAYSNIENEFGMWRSEYDITDNWTAYTGLGAQHAHEEGLYSAPKLLDKSGKATTSRLDTNRLSDTVSGMAGIRGNFNTGFVSHKVNVGYSAQTKNEKIAWKMSKAADNPYTNIYHNTGVDAPDSTNSNGKGGKYSDPLTSGRTRTQGWLLSDTLGVFDDKLLFTAGARHQKVVVRGYDKITGAENDADGFDGSRWMPTYGVVYKPWETLSLYANHTEALQPGKTAPNTATNYGQSTGIVHSRQNEVGVKADFGRVGGSLALFEIKMPSAILDSETRHYGLDAEQRNRGVELNIFGEPMLGMRLNASATWLQAELTKTNNGLNQGNDAIGVPNFYAVLGAEYDIKPIDGLTATARVNHSGSQYADLANTKKLDSYTTLDLGMRYHFAVNQSQNQMTVRAGIDNVTNENYWASVDDSGTYLTQGEPRTFKVSVGYEF
- the pheP gene encoding phenylalanine transporter, with protein sequence MKDASSASDGISEASSEQTPTLQRGLQNRHIQLIALGGAIGTGLFLGIGPAIQMAGPAVLLGYGIAGVIAFLIMRQLGEMVVEEPVSGSFAHFAYKYWGPFAGFLSGWNYWVMFVLVGMAELTAAGIYMQYWLPDVPTWIWAAAFFIIINAVNLVNVRLYGETEFWFALIKVLAIIGMIGFGLWLLFSGHGGERASIDNLWKHGGFLATGWKGLILSLAVIMFSFGGLELIGITAAEARDPHKSIPKAVNQVVYRILLFYIGSLVVLLALYPWVEVKSSSSPFVMIFHDLNSNVVASALNFVILVASLSVYNSGVYSNSRMLFGLSVQGNAPKFLTRVSRRGVPVNSLLLSGAITSLVVLINYLLPKEAFGLLMALVVATLLLNWIMICLAHLRFRAAMRRKGRDTQFKALLYPAGNYICIAFLAMILVLMCTMDDMRLSAMLLPVWVIFLFVAFTLSRKK
- a CDS encoding MFS transporter, producing the protein MVSTTESSGKAIAQHRLLVPRLSLMMFLQFFIWGSWSVTLGLVMTQHNMSLLIGDAFSAGPIASILSPFVLGMLVDRFFASQKVMAVMHLAGAAILWFVPGALIAENGALLIGLLFGYTLCYMPTLALTNNIAFHSLANVDKTFPVVRVFGTIGWIVAGIFIGVTGVASSVTIFQVAAASSVLLALYSLTLPHTPAPAKGLPVQVRDLFCADAFALLKTRHFFIFSLCAMLISVPLGTYYAYTASYLADTGITDVSTAMSFGQMSEIFFMLVIPLLFRRLGVKYMLLIGMLAWFVRYAFFALGVSEEGRFLLYLGILLHGVCYDFFFVVGFIYTDRVAGEKVKGQAQSMIVMFTYGIGMLLGSQISGALYNRLVAGQTVPQAWVTFWWIPAVAAAVIALIFLFSFRYDDDKA